DNA from Daucus carota subsp. sativus chromosome 1, DH1 v3.0, whole genome shotgun sequence:
ATGTGTTTACGGAGTTGAGAAAGAAGAAGAGCCGTGTGATAAGGAGAAGTGGCCGCGGTTCATGGACGGGTCAGAATAATCCTGTCGTGAAGGACAAGGCAGGTAAGGGGATTGGATACAATAAACTCTTAACTTTTTATGAAGATAGTGATGACAAGAAGGGGAAGAAGGGCAAGAAGAAGATTAATAATGATAGCGATCATGGTCACTGGATCATGCACGAGTATTCACTTTTTGGAAACGACAAGTTTGTTCTATGTAAAATTGTCAAGGAAGTGAGGATGGGTGCAAAAGCTTCGGTGCTGTGTACTAATGAAGGAACAACAACGCAAGAGGTACCGGAGATGATTTGTGGAAAGAATGGACAGACAGATGGAGCGTGCATGGGTTCGGATGGGGCAGATAATGTTCAAGAAATTCAAGATTTCATGACAGCAGACGTTCCTCGTATTGAAGCAGTAGAGGCTAACAATAAAGCAGATGATGACATGGAAGGCAACAAACAAATTCTGGATGACTTGTGGAATTTGCAACTGGATCATGATTTTTCACCAACAGACACAGCTTGGGTAGATGATTTGATTTTGGACTTTTCTTCTCCAGATTTGTCCGACTTATGGCCGGTTGAAGAAAGCCAAGGGCAGGCTGGCCCCTAGAAGAGGATGAGGTAGGGGGAGAAAGACTACGAGGAATGTTTAAGTGGGAAGAAGCAACGGTGCATTTAGAGTAATCATTATACTAGTGTTCTTATATTTTCTGTGTGTTCATGTCAATAAACATTTGTTCCATGTTCTACAGTTGATGATTAACATGTTTAATTTTGATACATGGTTATGTCTAGAACAAGTCCTGAAGTTGTAGAACGTTTAGCTGCAGGTCCTTATCATACTTTAATTTGGCtctaagaatatttaattctcAATCTTCAATGCAGAGCAAAGGGACAATGTACATGATATTTATAGACAGAAGATTGCTGCTATAGTTTTTAACTCTATGTATGGATAAACAGATGCAATTTGCTTGATAAACGTCTCGTCTTCTTTATGTTTGCCCCtttttttggttgaatcttGTGAAATAATGGTTCAGTGTAAATGTGCTGCTGGTCTAAGCAATGGCCACCCTTGCCCTTTTGTGTTCTCCCTTTAAAGTCAGTTTTCAGAGTTTTCTATAATGTTTTCttcattataatttatacatataattaagtgtaGTGTTCTGTCTTCATAGTTGCAAGTAATATACAGATTCCAGTTTCCTGTATGCTGATAATTTCATTGGTGGCAGAGAATGGGAAATACTGATGAGGCTGTCCCTTTCTTTGGGGAAGGCTTCAACAAAATTTATCCACTTGCTATTGTTATTTATACACTTTTGGGTGCTGGCAATTTCTTTGATCGGATGATGAATATACTTAATTTTCAAAGCGAAACCAATAACTGGATGGATTCGATTCATCAGGGTCACTTATACTGCAAAGAGGTACCCTGCTAACGAATGTTCTTTTGGTTTCTGTCAAGTAACAATATAAGGTTTCGTTTCCGCACCAATCAATTTCTTCAACAATCTATCCTcggttttttataattaaaagacaTACGAGCTAACTAAAAGGCATACTACCTGATTTTTATGTGAATACATGAGTCATGTCGTTTATTCGCGCTTTAGATACTCATTCTAGAATATCTATCTTCACGTTATAAATAAACTAGTGCTAATTATCTCTTAAATGTTTTAGATGCATACATGTATGATTTTGTTATTATGTTCAAAAAATTCCGGACTCATATACGTACTTTACTTCCTACTGTTATATATCGAGAAAAAATGTCATCATATTGTAAAAACATTCAAAACTCTCTTGTTATTAGCTCAGGTTCCTAGTGTGGTTTGGGGGAGTTATTTCTTAATTActacttatttttaattaatcatattCCTGCTCCTCATAATTCAGGTTAGTCTCTCTTTCAGAAATTATATAGAAATGTATTTGATCATTCTCTCCTACAGTCCTACATGTCTTGATTCAACTTGTTTTGCTCTTCTACCTCATGTTGAgcatataaatttgtttttctaGAATATGATTTGTGTCTTCTCCGGTCTAGTGAAGCAAAAAAACACTCTCTGTGTTTCTTGAGCGATATTCCATATTTCTCGATTCTTGCTAGTTTATGACACGGACAAATCATATTCATACTGATCCTCTAAACTCCGAGATTGAAGAAGTTTACTTCACTTCAAGAGATATATCAGACTCATAAATGTCTCGCCATGTGTTTCTTGTCTACGTAAGCAAGTCCACTCGACTTCCCAGTTTTGTTTATTCGACTTGTTCTAAAAATCCATAATTTAATCGATTAATCTCCAACAATTTGATCGGctgattcgatttttgaaatccaattaatctttataattttttttaaattgaagtATATgtaataattcattaaaattaaaatactatactaTTTTAGTtatgaataattaaataatttgtgaTGTAATAAACatgtatttgttaataaataactaatgtaataataacaaaatattaaataatttttaatactgAAATACATCCGATTTTCATTTtgattaatctctgatttttaATGAATCCTGACTCAACTGATTATGTCCTATTTTCATTTTTGCAAGACTGCC
Protein-coding regions in this window:
- the LOC108222713 gene encoding NAC domain-containing protein 71-like; translation: MDREGCQCECLKIPGVCFDPSDEELVTYYLKEKIEGRPLQCNHLMTQLQIYDDDLMPWEVLKDDNPYWMTSSCDSFNKTKKTIYVFTELRKKKSRVIRRSGRGSWTGQNNPVVKDKAGKGIGYNKLLTFYEDSDDKKGKKGKKKINNDSDHGHWIMHEYSLFGNDKFVLCKIVKEVRMGAKASVLCTNEGTTTQEVPEMICGKNGQTDGACMGSDGADNVQEIQDFMTADVPRIEAVEANNKADDDMEGNKQILDDLWNLQLDHDFSPTDTAWVDDLILDFSSPDLSDLWPVEESQGQAGP